A window of the Lagopus muta isolate bLagMut1 chromosome 1, bLagMut1 primary, whole genome shotgun sequence genome harbors these coding sequences:
- the CHD4 gene encoding chromodomain-helicase-DNA-binding protein 4 isoform X4: MASGIGSPSPCSGGSDDDEMEILLNSAIPQHPEHEEEPEEELLSEAETLKIKKKKKPKKLKEPKVPKLSKRQKKELGDSSGEGNEFVEEEEEVLRSDSEGSDYTPGKKKKKKLGPKKEKKSKAKRKEEEEEEEEDDDSKEPKSSAQLLEDWGMEDIDHIFTEEDYRTLTNYKAFSQFVRPLIAAKNPKIAVSKMMMVLGAKWREFSTNNPFKGSSGASVAAAAAAAVAVVESMVTNVDAVLPQPPVDVPLRKAKTKEGKGPNARRKPKGSPRIPDIKKPKTKKVAPLKIKLGGFGSKRKRSSSEDDDLDVESDFDDASINSYSVSDGSTSRSSRSRKKLKAGKKKKKGEEDSTVAVDGYETDHQDYCEVCQQGGEIILCDTCPRAYHMVCLDPDMEKAPEGKWSCPHCEKEGIQWEAKEDNSEGEEILEDVVGDAEEEDDHHMEFCRVCKDGGELLCCDACPSSYHIHCLNPPLPEIPNGEWLCPRCTCPALKGKVQKILIWKWGQPPVGPAPPRPPDADPNAPPPKPLEGRPERQFFVKWQGMSYWHCSWVSELQLELHCQVMFRNYQRKNDMDEPPSGDFGGEEEKSRKRKNKDPKYAEMEERFYRYGIKPEWMMIHRILNHSVDKKGNVHYLIKWRDLPYDQASWESEDVDIQDYDLYKQAYWNHRELMRGEEGRPGKKLKKVKMRKLERPPETPTVDPTVKYDRQPEYLDVTGGTLHPYQLEGLNWLRFSWAQGTDTILADEMGLGKTVQTAVFLYSLYKEGHSKGPFLVSAPLSTIINWEREFEMWAPDMYVVTYVGDKDSRAIIRENEFTFEDNAIRGGKKASRMKKEAAVKFHVLLTSYELITIDMAILGSIDWACLIVDEAHRLKNNQSKFFRVLNGYSLQHKLLLTGTPLQNNLEELFHLLNFLTPERFHNLEGFLEEFADIAKEDQIKKLHDMLGPHMLRRLKADVFKNMPSKTELIVRVELSPMQKKYYKYILTRNFEALNARGGGNQVSLLNVVMDLKKCCNHPYLFPVAAMEAPKMPNGMYDGSALIRASGKLLLLQKMLKNLKEGGHRVLIFSQMTKMLDLLEDFLEHEGYKYERIDGGITGNMRQEAIDRFNAPGAQQFCFLLSTRAGGLGINLATADTVIIYDSDWNPHNDIQAFSRAHRIGQNKKVMIYRFVTRASVEERITQVAKKKMMLTHLVVRPGLGSKTGSMSKQELDDILKFGTEELFKDEATEGGDNKEGEDSSVIHYDDKAIERLLDRNQDETEDTELQGMNEYLSSFKVAQYVVREEEMGEEEEVEREIIKQEESVDPDYWEKLLRHHYEQQQEDLARNLGKGKRIRKQVNYNDGSQEDRDWQDDQSDNQSDYSVASEEGDEDFDERSEAARRPSRKGLRNDKDKPLPPLLARVGGNIEVLGFNARQRKAFLNAIMRYGMPPQDAFTTQWLVRDLRGKSEKEFKAYVSLFMRHLCEPGADGAETFADGVPREGLSRQHVLTRIGVMSLIRKKVQEFEHVNGRWSMPELAEIEENKKLSQPSSPSPKTPTPSTPGDTQPNTPAPAPPPEEGIKAEEGASNKEQGESAEPEKEISASANDAEVPMECAQPAEAAPQEAKSPVNSTEADEKKEEPEVKERTDEPMEVESKADVEKVEDRTPTENTSEPPIITLDEKDEKKDDDKRDVVMLQNGEMLKESADERHKKAVKQRFMFNIADGGFTELHSLWQNEERAATVTKKTYEIWHRRHDYWLLAGIINHGYARWQDIQNDPRYAILNEPFKGEMNRGNFLEIKNKFLARRFKLLEQALVIEEQLRRAAYLNMSEDPSHPSMALNTRFAEVECLAESHQHLSKESMAGNKPANAVLHKVLKQLEELLSDMKADVTRLPATIARIPPVAVRLQMSERNILSRLANRSSGAAAVSLQPSAVNLLAKPK; the protein is encoded by the exons ATGGCATCAGGCATCGGATCTCCGTCGCCGTGCTCAGGGGGCAGTGATGATGATGAGATGGAGATTCTGCTGAACAGTGCTATCCCCCAGCATCCAG AACATGAAGAGGAGCCAGAAGAAGAGCTTCTGTCGGAGGCTGAGACACTCAAAatcaaaaagaagaagaaacccAAGAAGCTAAAGGAACCCAAAGTGCCCAAACTCAGCAAGCGTCAGAAGAAGGAG cttGGGGACAGTTCTGGTGAGGGCAATGAGTTtgtggaggaagaggaggaggttCTGCGCTCTGATAGTGAAGGCAGTGACTACACtcctggaaagaagaaaaagaagaaattaggaccgaagaaggaaaagaaaagcaaagcaaagcgcaaggaggaagaagaggaggaggaagaagatgatgaCTCCAAG GAGCCAAAGTCATCTGCTCAGCTCCTGGAGGACTGGGGCATGGAGGATATTGATCATATCTTCACAGAGGAGGATTACCGCACTCTCACCAACTACAAAGCTTTCAGCCAGTTTGTTAG ACCACTTATTGCAGCCAAGAACCCTAAAATAGCTGTGTCGAAGATGATGATGGTACTGGGAGCCAAGTGGAGGGAGTTTAGCACAAATAACCCCTTCAAGGGAAGTTCAGGtgcatctgtggctgctgctgcagctgcagctgttgcaGTAGTGGAGAGTATGGTGACAAACGTGGATGCTGTGCTGCCGCAGCCCCCTGTAGATGTGCCACTCAGGAAAGCCAAGACGAAGGAAGGCAAAG GCCCCAATGCCCGACGAAAGCCAAAGGGCAGTCCTCGTATTCCTGATATCAAGAAACCTAAAACAAAGAAAGTGGCACCTTTGAAAATCAAACTGGGAGGATTTGGTTCCAAGCGCAAAAGGTCATCA AGTGAAGATGATGACCTGGATGTGGAGTCAGACTTTGATGATGCCAGCATCAACAGCTACTCTGTTTCAGATGGATCTACAAGTCGCAGTAGCCGCAGTCGTAAAAAACtcaaagctggaaaaaagaaaaagaaag GTGAGGAGGACTCCACAGTGGCTGTGGATGGCTATGAGACTGATCACCAGGACTACTGTGAGGTGTGCCAGCAGGGAGGAGAAATCATACTGTGTGACACCTGTCCTCGTGCCTACCATATGGTTTGCCTGGACCCAGACATGGAGAAAGCCCCAGAGGGCAAATGGAGCTGCCCACACTGC GAAAAAGAGGGCATTCAGTGGGAAGCAAAGGAGGATAACTCTGAAGGTGAAGAGATCCTGGAAGATGTTGTGGGGGATGCTGAAGAGGAAGACGACCACCATATGGAGTTCTGTAGAGTCTGCAAGGAtggaggagagctgctgtgctgtgatgcaTGTCCTTCATCCTATCACATTCACTGTCTGAATCCCCCATTGCCAGAGATTCCCAATGGGGAGTGGCTGTGTCCACGCTGCACT TGCCCAGCTCTGAAAGGAAAGGTTCAGAAGATCTTGATCTGGAAATGGGGTCAGCCCCCAGTTGGCCCTGCACCTCCACGTCCACCTGATGCAGATCCTAATGCTCCTCCCCCTAAGCCTCTGGAGGGTCGACCTGAAAGGCAGTTCTTTGTCAAATGGCAGGGCATGTCCTACTGGCACTGCTCTTGGGTGTCAGAATTGCAG ctggagctgcactgTCAGGTAATGTTTCGAAACTACCAACGCAAGAATGATATGGATGAGCCACCTTCAGGGGACTttggaggagaagaggagaaaagtcgtaagagaaaaaacaaggaCCCCAAATATGCTGAAATGGAGGAGCGCTTCTATCGATATGGGATCAAACCAGAGTGGATGATGATCCATAGAATCCTTAATCATAG TGTGGATAAGAAGGGGAACGTCCACTATTTGATTAAATGGAGAGATCTACCCTATGACCAGGCATCATGGGAAAGTGAGGATGTGGATATCCAAGATTATGACCTTTACAAGCAAGCCTACTGGAATCACAG GGAGCTGATGAGGGGTGAAGAAGGAAGGCCTGGTAAGAAGctaaagaaagtgaagatgcGGAAACTGGAAAGGCCCCCTGAAACTCCCACAGTAGAT CCGACGGTGAAGTATGACCGGCAGCCAGAGTACCTTGATGTAACAGGGGGAACCTTGCATCCTTACCAACTGGAAGGACTGAACTGGCTGCGATTCTCTTGGGCCCAGGGCACAGATACAATCTTAGCTGATGAAATGGGTCTGGGAAAGACTGTGCAGACAGCTGTGTTCCTGTATTCCCTATACAAAGAG GGCCACTCAAAGGGGCCCTTCTTGGTGAGTGCCCCCCTCTCCACAATCATCAACTGGGAACGAGAATTTGAGATGTGGGCACCAGATATGTATGTAGTGACCTACGTTGGGGACAAAGACAGTCGAGCAATCATCCGTGAGAATGAGTTCACTTTTGAGGATAATGCCATACGTGGAGGCAAAAAAGCATCCAGAATGAAG aAGGAGGCAGCTGTGAAGTTCCATGTCCTTCTCACGTCTTATGAGTTGATCACAATTGATATGGCCATATTGGGATCTATTGACTGGGCATGTCTCATTGTAGATGAAGCTCATCGACTGAAGAACAATCAGTCTAAG TTCTTTCGTGTGCTGAATGGTTATTCCCTCCAGCATAAGCTGCTGCTTACAGGCACTCCCCTGCAGAACAACCTGGAAGAACTGTTTCACCTGCTGAACTTCCTGACACCAGAGAGATTCCA TAACTTGGAGGGCTTCTTAGAAGAGTTTGCAGATATTGCCAAGGAAGATCAGATCAAGAAGCTACATGACATGCTGGGCCCACATATGCTGAGACGCCTCAAAGCTGATGTTTTCAAGAACATGCCATCTAAGACTGAACTTATTGTCAGAGTGGAGTTGAGTCCTATGCAGAA gaaatactataaatatattttgacaAGGAACTTTGAGGCGCTGAATGCACGTGGTGGTGGTAACCAAGTTTCATTACTCAACGTTGTTATGGATCTGAAGAAGTGCTGTAACCACCCCTACCTCTTTCCTGTGGCTGCTATG GAAGCTCCAAAAATGCCAAATGGCATGTATGATGGTAGTGCTCTTATTCGAGCATCTGGAAAGTTGTTGCTGCTCCAGAAGATGTTAAAGAATCTCAAGGAAGGAGGTCACAGAGTGCTCATATTCTCTCAG ATGACTAAAATGTTAGACCTTCTGGAAGACTTTCTGGAACATGAAGGGTACAAATATGAGCGGATTGATGGAGGAATCACAGGAAACATGCGTCAAGAGGCTATTGATCGATTTAATG CTCCTGGTgctcagcagttctgctttctgctttcaacTCGAGCTGGGGGTCTTGGTATTAACTTGGCCACAGCAGATACTGTGATTATTTATGACTCAGACTGGAACCCACACAACGATATCCAG GCCTTCAGCCGTGCGCATAGGATTGGACAGAACAAGAAAGTAATGATATACCGCTTTGTGACAAGAGCATCAGTGGAGGAGCGCATCactcaggtggccaagaagaaaatgatgctAACTCATCTGGTAGTGAGACCAGGGTTGGGCTCCAAGACAGGCTCCATGTCCAAACAGGAACTTGATGACATTCTCAAATTTGGCACTGAAGAGCTCTTCAAGGATGAGGCTACTGAGGGGG GGGATAACAAAGAAGGTGAAGATAGCAGTGTTATCCACTATGATGACAAAGCAATTGAGCGTCTTTTGGATCGGAACCAGGATGAAACGGAAGACACAGAACTTCAGGGCATGAATGAGTATCTCAGCTCTTTCAAAGTGGCCCAGTATGTGGTTCGTGAAGAGGAGATGGGG gaggaagaagaagtgGAACGGGAGATTATTAAGCAGGAAGAGTCAGTGGATCCTGATTACTGGGAGAAACTGCTCCGCCACCAttatgagcagcagcaggaggatcTGGCTAGGAATCTGGGCAAGGGCAAACGTATTCGCAAGCAAGTTAACTACAATGATGGCTCACAGGAGGATAGAG actgGCAAGACGACCAGTCAGATAATCAGTCAGACTATTCAGTTGCTTCTGAAGAAGGGGATGAGGACTTTGATGAGAGATCTGAAG CAGCTCGTCGGCCTAGCCGCAAAGGCCTGAGAAATGATAAGGATAAGCCCCTGCCTCCTTTACTTGCCCGAGTGGGAGGGAACATTGAA GTCTTGGGTTTCAATGCCCGCCAGAGAAAAGCCTTTCTCAATGCTATCATGCGCTATGGAATGCCACCTCAGGATGCATTCACCACTCAGTGGCTTGTTCGGGATCTCCGTGGCAAGTCAGAGAAAGAGTTCAA GGCCTATGTCTCACTGTTCATGCGCCATTTATGTGAACCTGGAGCTGATGGTGCAGAGACGTTTGCAGATGGGGTCCCACGGGAAGGTCTTTCTCGACAGCATGTCCTTACTCGAATTGGGGTCATGTCACTCATACGCAAAAAG GTGCAGGAGTTTGAGCATGTGAATGGCCGCTGGAGTATGCCAGAACTGGCAGAGATAGAGGAGAACAAGAAACTTTCTCAGCCAAGCTCACCCTCTCCCAAAACACCGACTCCTTCAACACCAGGGGATACTCAGCCAAATACACCTGCCCCTGCCCCTCCTCCTG AAGAGGGAATAAAGGCAGAAGAAGGAGCCAGTAACAAGGAGCAAGGAGAATCTGCTGaaccagagaaagaaatcagtgcCTCTGCTAATGATGCAGAGGTCCCTATGGAG tgtgcccagccTGCGGAGGCTGCACCACAGGAAGCAAAATCCCCAGTGAACTCCACAGAAGcagatgagaagaaagaagaaccAGAGGTGAAGGAAAGAACAGATGAGCCAATGGAAGTGGAAAGCAAAG CTGATGTGGAGAAAGTAGAAGACAGAACACCTACTGAGAATACCTCTGAACCTCCTATAATCACCTTGGATGAGAAAG ATGAGAAAAAGGATGATGATAAGAGAGACGTGGTGATGCTGCAGAATGGAGAGATGCTGAAAGAGTCAGCAGATGAAAGGCACAAAAAGGCAGTAAAGCAACGGTTCATGTTCAACATAGCTGATGGTGGCTTCACAG AATTACACTCCCTTTGGCAGAATGAAGAGCGGGCTGCAACTGTCACAAAGAAGACATATGAGATCTGGCATCGGCGTCATGACTACTGGCTGCTCGCTGGAATTATCAA TCATGGCTATGCCCGTTGGCAAGATATTCAGAATGATCCGCGTTACGCCATCCTCAATGAACCCTTCAAGGGGGAGATGAACAGGGGTAACTTCCTggaaataaagaacaaattCTTGGCAAGGAGATTCAAG CTCCTGGAGCAGGCACTGGTGATTGAGGAGCAGTTGCGGCGAGCTGCCTATCTGAATATGTCAGAAGACCCCTCTCATCCCTCAATGGCTCTGAACACACGTTTTGCAGAGGTGGAGTGCCTGGCTGAGAGTCACCAGCATCTATCCAAGGAGTCAATGGCTGGGAATAAGCCTGCCaatgctgtgctgcacaaaG TTCTGAAGCAGCTAGAGGAACTTCTGAGTGACATGAAGGCAGATGTGACACGCTTGCCTGCCACTATTGCCCGTATCCCGCCGGTGGCAGTGCGCCTGCAGATGTCAGAACGCAACATCCTCAGCAGGCTCGCCAACCGCAGCA GTGGCGCAGCAGCAGTGAGTCTCCAGCCCAGTGCTGTCAATCTTTTGGCCAAGCCGAAGTGa